In Anaerolineales bacterium, the following proteins share a genomic window:
- a CDS encoding thiolase domain-containing protein (Catalyzes the synthesis of acetoacetyl coenzyme A from two molecules of acetyl coenzyme A. It can also act as a thiolase, catalyzing the reverse reaction and generating two-carbon units from the four-carbon product of fatty acid oxidation): protein MREVAVVGVGMTPVGEHWNVGFRDLAGDAVRAALTESNVAGIDALVIGNALGGTISGQNHVAPLIADYVGMRGIEAVHVEGADASGGLAFRYGCLMIASGAADTVMVLGVEKVTDVVGSGRGKALATMLDSEYEAAHGATPVGVAALLMRRYLHEYKVNLTGFANFSVNAHANGGKNPLAMYKNQIKAERFAAAPVVAEPINLFDVAPDADGAAAVILTTAERAADLTANPIRVLASAVGTDALAVHERTDPLFLTAVKQSADRAFRQANLTPDEISFAEIHDAATILSTLALEASGFAGRGEGWKLAAEGAIMPAGTLPISTFGGLKSRGNPIGATGVYQVVEVVLQLRGAAGANQIKDAKIGMAQSLGAVGATAVTHIFGR, encoded by the coding sequence ATGCGTGAAGTCGCTGTGGTTGGCGTTGGGATGACGCCTGTTGGGGAACATTGGAATGTGGGCTTTCGTGACCTTGCCGGAGATGCAGTACGCGCCGCCTTGACTGAATCGAATGTGGCGGGGATTGACGCCCTCGTGATTGGCAATGCGCTTGGTGGGACGATCAGCGGGCAGAACCATGTTGCGCCGTTGATTGCCGATTACGTTGGGATGCGCGGCATTGAAGCCGTCCACGTTGAAGGGGCAGATGCCTCTGGTGGGTTGGCGTTCCGCTATGGCTGTCTGATGATTGCCAGCGGCGCGGCGGATACGGTCATGGTCTTGGGTGTCGAAAAAGTGACCGATGTCGTTGGATCCGGGCGCGGGAAAGCCCTGGCGACGATGCTAGACTCCGAGTATGAGGCGGCACATGGGGCAACACCCGTTGGGGTGGCGGCGCTGCTCATGCGGCGCTACCTTCACGAATACAAGGTCAATCTCACTGGCTTTGCCAATTTCAGTGTGAACGCCCATGCCAATGGCGGGAAGAACCCCCTGGCGATGTACAAAAACCAGATCAAGGCAGAGCGATTCGCCGCCGCTCCGGTGGTGGCAGAGCCGATCAACCTCTTTGATGTTGCCCCCGATGCCGACGGCGCGGCGGCAGTGATCTTGACGACGGCGGAACGCGCCGCCGACCTCACCGCCAACCCGATCCGCGTTTTGGCAAGCGCAGTGGGGACGGACGCCCTTGCTGTTCATGAGCGTACCGATCCGCTCTTTCTGACAGCGGTCAAGCAGTCAGCAGATCGCGCCTTTCGGCAGGCAAACCTGACCCCCGATGAGATCAGTTTCGCTGAAATCCACGATGCGGCAACGATCCTCTCCACGCTGGCGCTGGAGGCGAGCGGTTTTGCCGGACGGGGCGAAGGCTGGAAACTGGCAGCAGAAGGCGCGATTATGCCAGCGGGGACACTTCCAATCAGCACCTTTGGTGGGTTGAAAAGTCGTGGGAACCCCATCGGGGCGACGGGCGTCTATCAGGTGGTGGAGGTCGTCTTGCAATTGCGAGGGGCGGCGGGCGCGAACCAGATCAAGGATGCTAAAATTGGGATGGCGCAGAGTCTCGGCGCGGTGGGAGCGACGGCAGTTACCCACATTTTCGGACGGTAG
- a CDS encoding DsbA family oxidoreductase: protein MKIEIWSDIACPWCYVGRRRLEAALADFDARDQVEIVWRSFQLDPNAPRQSTKTLTEVLAKKYGISHQQAEGMQRRVTDVAAEEGLIFHMERTQSVNSFDAHRVLHMAAEIGRQSAMKERLQTAYFTDGLSVADHETLVQLARKIGLDGAAVGAMLNTGTYAAAVRGDISRARDMGVQSVPFFLFDEKYAISGAQPVEVFTRALSLAWADAPKPIQMVGESADVDCCDDEACAIPLEA from the coding sequence ATGAAGATTGAAATTTGGTCGGATATTGCCTGCCCCTGGTGTTATGTTGGACGGCGGCGATTGGAAGCGGCATTAGCCGACTTTGACGCCCGCGATCAGGTCGAAATTGTCTGGCGTAGTTTTCAGCTTGACCCCAATGCCCCGCGCCAATCGACAAAAACACTCACAGAGGTGTTAGCCAAGAAGTACGGGATCAGTCATCAGCAGGCAGAAGGAATGCAACGCCGCGTGACGGATGTGGCAGCCGAAGAAGGGCTTATCTTTCACATGGAACGGACACAGAGCGTGAATTCCTTTGACGCCCATCGTGTGCTTCATATGGCAGCAGAGATTGGGCGTCAGAGCGCAATGAAAGAACGCCTCCAAACTGCCTATTTCACGGATGGGCTGTCTGTTGCTGACCATGAAACGCTGGTTCAGCTTGCCCGTAAGATTGGGTTAGATGGGGCGGCGGTGGGGGCGATGTTGAACACGGGAACCTACGCGGCGGCTGTTCGTGGGGATATTTCCCGCGCTCGTGATATGGGTGTTCAGAGTGTGCCATTCTTCCTCTTTGACGAGAAATATGCCATTTCCGGCGCACAACCTGTGGAAGTCTTTACGCGGGCGCTGAGCCTTGCTTGGGCAGATGCGCCAAAGCCTATCCAGATGGTCGGTGAGTCGGCTGATGTTGACTGTTGTGATGATGAGGCGTGCGCCATTCCCTTGGAGGCATAG
- a CDS encoding hydroxymethylglutaryl-CoA synthase: protein MTAFNGGRSVLHPDREVGIIGYGAYVPRYRLPGTEVARVWTGGLGGSPIKEKAVAGLDEDVITMSIEAARNALARAGIDPTHIRAVWVGSESHPYAVKPTSTIVAEAIGAVPNTQAADWEFACKAGSEALQASIGLVGSNMAHYALSIGMDTAQGRPGDALEYTAASGGAGYIVGPAAEALAVFQGSYSFVTDTPDFWRRAEEKYPQHGDRFTGEPAYFHHTQSAAATLMELMGTTPADYTHAVFHQPNVKFPERAALTLGFKPEQFKTGLLANDVGNVYAGSCLLGLSAVLDSAKPGDRVFVVSYGSGAGSDAFDLRVTEKITERQNRAPKTRDYIARRTQIDYALYSRYRGKLKE from the coding sequence ATGACAGCATTCAATGGCGGGCGGAGCGTCCTCCACCCGGATCGAGAGGTCGGGATCATCGGGTACGGCGCGTATGTTCCGCGCTATCGCCTTCCCGGTACAGAAGTGGCACGGGTCTGGACGGGCGGCTTGGGCGGCTCGCCAATCAAAGAAAAAGCAGTCGCCGGCTTGGACGAGGACGTAATCACCATGTCCATTGAGGCGGCGCGGAACGCCCTTGCCCGTGCCGGGATTGATCCGACGCACATCCGCGCCGTGTGGGTGGGGTCGGAAAGTCACCCTTACGCCGTAAAACCTACCAGCACCATCGTCGCTGAGGCAATTGGCGCTGTTCCCAACACACAAGCAGCGGATTGGGAATTCGCCTGCAAAGCGGGATCGGAAGCCCTTCAAGCCTCGATTGGCTTGGTTGGCTCAAACATGGCGCACTATGCTCTGAGCATTGGCATGGATACGGCACAAGGGCGCCCGGGTGACGCCCTCGAATACACGGCGGCATCGGGCGGGGCGGGCTACATCGTTGGACCCGCAGCCGAAGCGTTGGCGGTCTTTCAGGGGTCGTATAGTTTTGTCACCGATACCCCAGACTTTTGGCGGCGGGCAGAGGAAAAATATCCCCAACATGGGGATCGGTTCACCGGCGAACCCGCCTATTTCCATCACACCCAAAGCGCTGCGGCAACGCTCATGGAATTGATGGGGACAACCCCCGCCGACTACACACACGCTGTCTTTCACCAGCCGAATGTGAAGTTTCCCGAACGTGCGGCACTAACGCTCGGTTTCAAGCCAGAGCAGTTCAAAACAGGGCTGTTGGCGAATGATGTGGGAAATGTCTATGCCGGATCGTGCCTCTTGGGGCTTTCCGCCGTCTTGGATAGTGCCAAACCCGGGGATCGTGTCTTTGTGGTGAGCTATGGCAGCGGCGCTGGCTCGGATGCCTTCGATCTGCGCGTCACGGAGAAAATTACCGAACGGCAAAACCGCGCCCCCAAGACCCGCGATTACATCGCCCGCCGAACGCAAATTGACTATGCCCTGTACAGTCGTTACCGTGGAAAGTTAAAGGAGTAA
- the pgmB gene encoding beta-phosphoglucomutase produces the protein MGLSRPPIHAFVFDLDGVITDTAEYHYLAWQRLCDEEGLSFSRADNDTLRGLSRRDSLLKILKGAAMPEERMEQLMTRKNDYYRDFLRKITPTDLLPGVGEFLRAARKKGIHLGLASASKNAKDVIENLQVSDFFEAVGDGYSVVNSKPAPDLFVWVAGRLGVPPAEVVIFEDAEAGVEAAHAAGMRVVGLGPIERLGKADILYPGLESVTVEAVLMALG, from the coding sequence ATGGGTCTTTCTCGCCCACCGATTCACGCTTTTGTTTTTGACCTCGATGGGGTCATCACCGATACCGCTGAATACCACTACCTTGCCTGGCAGCGCCTGTGTGACGAAGAAGGGCTATCCTTCAGCCGCGCCGACAATGATACCTTGCGCGGGTTATCCCGTCGGGACAGCCTTCTAAAAATCTTGAAGGGGGCAGCCATGCCCGAAGAACGCATGGAACAACTCATGACGCGGAAGAATGATTACTACCGCGACTTTCTGCGGAAGATCACCCCAACGGATTTGCTCCCCGGCGTGGGCGAATTCTTGCGTGCGGCACGAAAGAAAGGCATCCATTTGGGCTTGGCGTCAGCAAGCAAAAACGCCAAAGACGTGATCGAAAACTTGCAGGTGAGCGATTTTTTCGAGGCGGTGGGCGATGGCTATTCTGTCGTCAATTCTAAACCCGCCCCCGATTTATTCGTATGGGTTGCTGGACGTTTGGGTGTTCCTCCGGCGGAAGTCGTCATCTTCGAGGACGCGGAGGCAGGTGTAGAGGCAGCCCACGCCGCCGGAATGCGCGTCGTGGGGTTGGGACCCATCGAACGGTTAGGAAAGGCGGATATCCTTTATCCTGGGTTGGAGAGTGTCACCGTAGAGGCGGTCTTGATGGCTCTGGGGTAG
- a CDS encoding hydroxymethylglutaryl-CoA reductase, degradative encodes MTQDTPRPSSRLPGFYQKSRTERAAEVAAWANLSAEEQAVLSAGLPLDQADQMIENVIGVHALPMGIATNFLVNGREHLVPMVVEEPSIVAACSFAAKLARAGSGFTVTTDEPIMIGQIQVLGVPDVDSAAAAVLANREKLIALANDPSSSIVKRGGGARAIEVRRFPNTRVGGMVIVHLLYDTRDAMGANAVNTACEALAPHIEAATGGRVGLKILSNLTDRRKATATCRIPAAELATGETEGKTVVRAIEEASAFAEVDPYRATTHNKGIMNGMDAVCLATGNDWRALEAGAHAYAAREGHYTALATWTADDQGDLRGAMTVPLAVGTVGGATRVHPTAKVAMKILGVSGARELAEVIAAVGLAQNLAAIRALATEGIQRGHMSLHARQLAAAAGAPPALVLRIVEIMLAEGNIRLDRAVALVAEFMNQGDKP; translated from the coding sequence ATGACTCAGGATACCCCCCGTCCCTCCTCACGGCTGCCCGGATTTTATCAAAAATCGCGGACGGAACGTGCTGCGGAGGTTGCGGCATGGGCAAATCTTTCAGCCGAGGAGCAGGCGGTGTTGAGCGCCGGACTGCCTCTTGACCAGGCTGACCAAATGATTGAGAACGTGATTGGTGTTCATGCGCTTCCGATGGGAATCGCCACGAATTTTCTTGTCAACGGGCGCGAACACCTTGTGCCGATGGTTGTTGAAGAACCGAGTATCGTCGCCGCCTGTAGTTTTGCGGCAAAGCTGGCACGGGCGGGCAGCGGCTTTACCGTGACAACCGACGAACCAATCATGATCGGGCAGATTCAAGTGTTGGGGGTGCCGGATGTTGACAGCGCGGCGGCGGCAGTTCTAGCAAATCGCGAGAAACTGATTGCTCTAGCCAATGATCCTTCGTCATCCATTGTAAAACGGGGCGGCGGGGCGCGGGCTATTGAGGTGCGCCGTTTCCCGAATACCCGCGTTGGGGGGATGGTGATCGTCCATCTACTCTATGACACCCGCGATGCGATGGGGGCGAACGCGGTAAACACCGCTTGCGAAGCCCTTGCCCCGCATATTGAGGCAGCGACGGGTGGACGGGTGGGCTTAAAAATCCTGAGCAATCTGACAGATCGGCGCAAGGCAACCGCTACCTGTCGTATCCCCGCCGCTGAACTAGCGACGGGCGAGACGGAGGGCAAAACAGTTGTCCGCGCCATTGAGGAAGCGTCCGCCTTTGCCGAGGTTGATCCCTACCGAGCAACAACCCACAACAAGGGGATTATGAACGGGATGGATGCCGTGTGCCTTGCCACTGGGAACGATTGGCGGGCGTTGGAGGCGGGGGCGCACGCTTACGCCGCCCGCGAGGGGCATTACACCGCCCTCGCCACATGGACGGCGGATGATCAGGGTGATTTGCGGGGGGCAATGACCGTCCCGCTGGCAGTGGGGACGGTTGGGGGGGCAACCCGCGTTCATCCGACAGCAAAAGTCGCCATGAAGATTCTCGGCGTAAGCGGAGCGCGAGAATTAGCAGAGGTAATCGCCGCCGTTGGCTTGGCGCAAAACCTCGCCGCAATCCGCGCTTTGGCAACGGAGGGAATTCAACGCGGGCATATGAGTTTGCACGCCCGTCAATTGGCGGCGGCGGCAGGTGCACCCCCGGCGCTTGTGCTGCGCATTGTTGAGATCATGCTTGCCGAGGGGAACATCCGGCTGGATCGGGCGGTGGCGCTGGTGGCGGAATTTATGAATCAAGGAGATAAACCATGA